In Tenuifilum sp. 4138str, a single genomic region encodes these proteins:
- a CDS encoding NADH-quinone oxidoreductase subunit C — MNTPLDNIKTVFPNAEVWTQRQGLYHMSIPKEQLVTLVTHLKEVEGYLHLVQLTAVDWIEKNQFQLTYILNNPSKRNDVMVKTFIPRDKPTMDTIHHLWEQAATYQRELREMFGIDFPGSPRVDKPFILEGWDNIPPYRRDFDTKKYAEETYFPRPGRETHDPKEYMKKKLYPDEI, encoded by the coding sequence ATGAACACACCACTTGATAACATAAAAACCGTTTTCCCTAATGCCGAAGTGTGGACACAGCGTCAAGGGCTCTACCACATGAGCATTCCAAAGGAACAACTGGTAACCCTGGTTACTCACCTCAAGGAGGTTGAAGGCTACCTTCATCTGGTTCAGCTTACTGCCGTGGATTGGATTGAAAAAAATCAATTCCAGCTCACCTACATCCTTAACAATCCCAGTAAAAGGAATGATGTAATGGTTAAAACTTTTATCCCAAGGGATAAACCTACAATGGACACCATTCATCACCTTTGGGAACAAGCTGCAACCTACCAGCGTGAGCTCCGCGAAATGTTTGGCATTGACTTTCCCGGTAGCCCAAGGGTTGATAAACCCTTTATACTGGAGGGTTGGGACAATATCCCACCCTACCGCCGCGACTTTGATACCAAGAAGTACGCTGAGGAAACCTACTTCCCTCGTCCGGGAAGGGAAACTCATGATCCAAAGGAGTATATGAAGAAAAAACTTTACCCCGATGAAATTTAG
- a CDS encoding sodium:proton antiporter translates to MAQYLTLEFLAMLIGFMLIVVGLWGMITQKNLIKIVIGFSLFDTGLNIVIVSMAYIKNSTAPIIDKAVDVSQAASKVADPVPQALVLTSIVIGLGVTALMLAYVLRMYREKKSLDINSYTDLKW, encoded by the coding sequence ATGGCGCAATACCTTACACTTGAGTTTCTTGCCATGCTTATAGGCTTTATGCTGATAGTAGTTGGCTTATGGGGTATGATTACCCAGAAAAACCTGATAAAGATTGTAATTGGTTTCAGCCTGTTCGATACTGGCCTTAACATAGTGATTGTTAGCATGGCTTATATTAAAAACAGCACCGCACCAATTATCGATAAGGCTGTAGATGTGTCGCAAGCTGCAAGCAAAGTAGCAGACCCTGTGCCACAAGCGCTTGTTCTCACCTCAATTGTAATTGGACTAGGCGTTACAGCCCTTATGCTTGCATATGTTTTGCGAATGTATAGGGAGAAAAAATCACTTGATATTAACTCATACACCGATTTGAAATGGTAA
- a CDS encoding dihydroorotate dehydrogenase-like protein, with amino-acid sequence MADLSTTYMGFTLKNPYIASSSGLTDSVEKAALLQKHGFAAIVVKSLFEEQIMMDVDAQRMNNMFNSYSEAEEYIEYYTRKHALSSYVELIDGMKQKLSIPVIASINCSSADSWIDFAGDIQAAGADAIELNMFIMPSDVKMKGDEIEKIYIDVARKVAQTLSVPVAMKIHHYFSGMANFAVELSRTGIKALVLFNRFYQPDVDLNTLKVTSGSILSHPDENAEVRRWLSILSGRVACNLAASTGIHDWQTAVKNILLGANAVQVASAMYKSGPEILEPWIEETNKWLDTKGFESINSITGKLRQADSIKPLAYERAQFMRYFSDAR; translated from the coding sequence ATGGCAGACCTATCAACCACATACATGGGCTTCACGCTGAAGAACCCATACATTGCATCGAGCTCCGGACTTACCGACTCGGTTGAAAAAGCAGCCCTGCTCCAGAAACATGGATTTGCCGCCATTGTGGTTAAATCGCTCTTTGAGGAGCAAATCATGATGGATGTTGATGCCCAACGCATGAACAATATGTTCAACTCCTACAGCGAAGCCGAGGAATACATTGAATACTACACCCGCAAGCATGCCCTTAGCAGCTACGTTGAGCTAATTGATGGCATGAAGCAAAAGCTAAGTATACCGGTAATTGCAAGCATCAACTGTAGTAGCGCCGATAGCTGGATTGACTTTGCAGGCGATATTCAAGCTGCCGGTGCCGATGCCATTGAGCTCAACATGTTTATAATGCCTTCGGATGTTAAGATGAAAGGCGATGAGATTGAAAAAATTTACATCGATGTTGCCCGCAAGGTAGCACAAACACTATCGGTTCCCGTTGCAATGAAAATACATCACTACTTTTCAGGCATGGCAAACTTTGCCGTGGAACTATCCCGAACCGGAATTAAGGCACTTGTCCTTTTCAACCGGTTTTACCAACCCGATGTAGACTTGAACACCCTTAAGGTTACCTCAGGCAGCATACTCAGCCATCCCGATGAAAATGCAGAGGTTCGCCGATGGCTTTCCATTCTTTCAGGGCGAGTTGCATGCAACCTGGCAGCCTCAACCGGCATACACGACTGGCAAACAGCAGTCAAGAATATCCTCTTGGGAGCCAATGCAGTTCAGGTGGCATCGGCTATGTACAAATCGGGCCCCGAGATACTTGAACCATGGATTGAGGAAACCAATAAATGGCTAGATACCAAGGGGTTTGAATCCATTAATTCCATTACTGGCAAGCTACGCCAAGCCGATAGCATTAAACCGCTGGCATACGAGAGAGCACAGTTCATGCGTTACTTCTCCGATGCCCGATAA
- a CDS encoding FAD-dependent oxidoreductase — protein MARIKDIISPFTAWKNVVKEPVTIKEPLKREAAPRYRGFHKNDVDTCIGCGTCESICQNAAIDMVPVEGIETKNGDSGLRPRIDYGRCCWCALCVDVCTTGSLSMSNHFKWVDSDPDVFRFIPGVDKKEWDDEPNGYKKPGPNYELYSKERVHMPELKPEERDKSFIEIVRGYSREQAIKEADRCVECGICVATCPAHMGIPEYIKAIRNDDLNEGLRILYDTNPLPEICGRICTHKCETVCSVGHQGDPLSIRWLKRYIADQQPAENYKQILETENISKNGKRVAIIGAGPAGLSAAHYLALMGYECTIFEKLPLPGGMMRYGIPEYRLPYDALDKDIDYIKSLGVEIRCNTTVGKDITLEELHNQYDAVFTGTGLHLGRSTRIPGTDHPHVYQAVDLLRDVTMGKEIPAAQSIVVIGGGNVAMDITRTLARIQNQRYGKVNIITTSLESENEMPADREEVVEAREEGATIIPGWGPVKIEIENNKIKGLHVVKCVSVFDENRRFNPKFDETQTDFFAGEMVVESIGQGMDLSYLPESIKDNLKLDSRGRIVVNDYFQSSVEWLFVGGDIIQGPDVIHGIANGHKAAIGIDRFLGGKK, from the coding sequence ATGGCACGAATAAAAGATATCATAAGCCCCTTTACCGCATGGAAAAATGTGGTTAAAGAGCCTGTAACCATTAAGGAACCCCTCAAGAGAGAGGCTGCACCCAGATACCGGGGTTTCCACAAGAACGATGTTGATACCTGCATAGGGTGCGGAACATGCGAGTCAATATGCCAGAATGCGGCAATCGATATGGTTCCGGTTGAGGGCATTGAGACAAAAAATGGTGATAGCGGGTTAAGACCCCGTATCGACTATGGCCGCTGTTGCTGGTGCGCACTTTGCGTTGATGTTTGCACCACAGGCTCACTGTCCATGTCGAATCACTTCAAGTGGGTCGACTCCGACCCAGATGTATTCCGGTTTATTCCCGGGGTCGACAAAAAAGAATGGGACGACGAACCCAATGGCTACAAAAAACCTGGGCCAAACTACGAGCTCTACAGCAAGGAGCGAGTTCACATGCCCGAGCTTAAACCCGAGGAACGCGACAAGTCGTTCATCGAAATTGTTCGCGGCTATTCCAGGGAACAGGCCATAAAGGAAGCCGACCGCTGCGTAGAATGTGGAATTTGCGTTGCAACCTGCCCGGCACATATGGGAATTCCAGAATACATTAAAGCAATACGAAACGACGACCTGAACGAAGGGTTACGCATACTCTACGACACCAACCCGCTGCCTGAGATTTGCGGCCGCATTTGTACACATAAGTGCGAAACTGTTTGCTCCGTGGGGCATCAGGGCGACCCGCTCTCCATACGCTGGCTTAAACGCTACATTGCCGACCAGCAACCCGCTGAGAATTACAAACAAATTCTGGAAACCGAGAACATCAGCAAGAATGGTAAGCGGGTAGCCATTATTGGAGCCGGACCTGCTGGCCTATCGGCTGCCCATTACCTTGCCCTAATGGGCTACGAGTGCACCATTTTCGAGAAATTACCATTGCCCGGCGGAATGATGCGCTATGGAATTCCTGAGTATCGCCTACCCTACGATGCCCTTGACAAGGACATTGATTATATCAAATCGCTGGGCGTTGAAATCCGGTGCAATACTACCGTGGGTAAGGATATCACTCTGGAGGAGCTGCACAACCAGTACGACGCCGTGTTTACCGGAACAGGCTTACACCTTGGTCGTAGCACCCGCATTCCCGGTACTGACCACCCACATGTTTACCAGGCAGTTGACCTGCTCCGCGATGTAACCATGGGCAAGGAAATTCCTGCTGCCCAGAGTATTGTGGTTATTGGTGGCGGTAACGTAGCTATGGATATCACCCGAACGCTTGCCCGAATCCAGAACCAGAGGTATGGCAAGGTGAATATCATAACCACCTCGCTGGAATCGGAAAATGAGATGCCAGCTGACCGCGAGGAAGTTGTTGAGGCCCGCGAGGAAGGTGCCACAATCATTCCCGGATGGGGACCCGTTAAAATCGAAATTGAAAACAACAAAATAAAAGGCTTACATGTAGTTAAGTGCGTTTCAGTGTTCGATGAGAATCGCCGTTTCAACCCCAAGTTTGATGAAACGCAAACCGATTTCTTTGCCGGCGAAATGGTGGTTGAGTCCATTGGACAGGGAATGGATTTAAGCTACCTACCCGAGAGCATCAAGGATAATCTTAAACTCGACAGCCGCGGACGAATAGTAGTTAATGACTACTTCCAGTCAAGCGTCGAATGGCTCTTTGTGGGTGGCGATATCATTCAGGGCCCCGATGTTATACATGGTATTGCAAACGGCCATAAAGCAGCCATTGGAATCGATAGGTTCCTGGGTGGCAAAAAGTAA
- a CDS encoding NuoB/complex I 20 kDa subunit family protein has product MSKSDLEKRTVMSPDGEPIEINPLQDYFCDARPKVHEPVLPIFEKFLNWARSESLWVLGFGTGCGAIEMRPLMTPRFDAYRFGIQWRPTPRQSSVFIISGYLSVKTLKRVIRSYEQMQNPKFVIALGSCTINGGMYWDSYNTIKRLDHYLPVDVYIAGCMPRPEAILAGFEKLKELIRQGKGEGANLYAKNFDWYKANQKKIIKDWDMPDYNW; this is encoded by the coding sequence ATGAGTAAAAGTGATTTAGAGAAAAGGACAGTAATGTCGCCCGATGGGGAACCAATAGAGATAAATCCGCTTCAGGACTACTTTTGCGACGCTCGTCCAAAAGTTCACGAACCGGTACTTCCCATATTTGAAAAATTTTTGAACTGGGCCCGCTCGGAATCGTTATGGGTGTTAGGCTTTGGCACCGGTTGCGGTGCCATTGAGATGCGTCCGCTCATGACCCCACGGTTCGATGCGTACCGTTTTGGCATACAGTGGCGCCCCACACCCCGTCAATCGTCGGTATTCATTATATCAGGATATCTTTCCGTTAAAACCCTGAAAAGGGTTATCCGCAGCTACGAGCAAATGCAAAATCCAAAGTTTGTTATTGCTCTAGGCAGTTGCACAATAAACGGCGGAATGTATTGGGATAGCTACAATACCATCAAAAGACTCGACCATTACTTACCGGTTGATGTTTATATTGCAGGCTGCATGCCACGCCCCGAAGCTATTTTGGCTGGGTTTGAGAAGCTGAAAGAACTTATTCGCCAGGGCAAGGGTGAAGGGGCTAACCTTTATGCCAAAAACTTTGACTGGTATAAGGCAAATCAGAAAAAGATTATTAAGGATTGGGATATGCCCGATTATAACTGGTAA
- a CDS encoding D-alanine--D-alanine ligase, whose protein sequence is MTPKLNIAVMAGGNSSEANISLKSAAQISGWLDSNRFNAYTILVKGNSWTLEHASLGSIPVDKNNFTVDINGELLQFHCALIAIHGTPGENGLLQAYFEMLQIPYTTGGVMNSSVTFNKYYCKELVRETGVNLAKGLLLRRGQKVDVQAILDTLGLPIFVKPNESGSSYGVSKVKQATDLMPAIEKAFAEDKTIILEEFIPGREFTCGVFKYQNGEMIMPVTEIVPEAEFFDYEAKYQNKSKEITPAPIPESLTSAIQQFTSKIYDRLQCRGVVRVDYIVNNDKIYFLEINTVPGMSEASIIPQQVKAMGGNMRQFFTLIINDALNRSRE, encoded by the coding sequence ATGACACCCAAACTGAACATTGCTGTAATGGCAGGAGGCAATTCCTCCGAAGCAAACATTTCGCTTAAAAGTGCTGCGCAAATTTCGGGTTGGCTCGACTCCAACAGGTTTAATGCGTACACCATTTTGGTTAAGGGAAATAGCTGGACTTTAGAACACGCAAGCCTTGGTTCAATTCCTGTAGATAAAAACAACTTTACAGTTGATATCAATGGTGAATTACTGCAATTCCATTGCGCGCTAATTGCAATTCATGGCACTCCCGGCGAGAACGGACTGCTTCAGGCATACTTTGAGATGCTTCAAATACCCTACACCACAGGAGGAGTTATGAACTCTTCCGTTACCTTTAACAAGTATTACTGCAAGGAGTTAGTTCGCGAAACAGGAGTTAACCTCGCAAAGGGATTGCTGCTCAGGCGCGGTCAAAAAGTAGATGTGCAAGCAATTCTGGACACATTGGGATTACCCATTTTTGTCAAACCCAATGAGAGCGGCAGTAGCTACGGAGTAAGCAAGGTTAAGCAGGCCACTGACTTAATGCCCGCCATTGAAAAAGCATTTGCCGAGGATAAAACTATTATTCTGGAGGAGTTCATACCCGGCCGAGAATTCACCTGCGGTGTTTTCAAATACCAGAATGGTGAAATGATTATGCCCGTAACCGAGATAGTCCCTGAAGCCGAGTTTTTCGATTACGAGGCAAAATATCAAAACAAGTCGAAAGAGATTACCCCTGCCCCAATCCCAGAATCATTAACCAGTGCCATACAACAATTCACTTCAAAGATATACGATCGCTTGCAATGCCGCGGTGTGGTTCGTGTGGACTATATTGTGAATAATGATAAAATCTATTTCCTTGAGATAAATACCGTCCCCGGCATGAGCGAGGCTAGTATTATCCCCCAGCAGGTTAAGGCCATGGGTGGGAACATGCGCCAATTCTTCACACTAATCATCAACGATGCCCTTAATCGTAGCAGGGAGTAG
- a CDS encoding respiratory chain complex I subunit 1 family protein has protein sequence MEFGIKQILYLLLTLFIVLNYGLILQGIMPKIAARVGRRYGIRWYQPYLDLIKNHAKRSKITHGVMYYLGPVFRLTGGIGLLFFLPVIYGSPIFDNLSFAGDLTLVLFFQFFGVLGMALGAGEGGHPYSAIGVSRGLSQVTALELPLTLGVISIAMQYHTLNISDIVAAQQGGILNWTIFTNPFAGAALMLTFLGSMGRAPFDVVLAPQEIPIGPPTEYHSGFLGVLQLNRAIFPVAKLILFMNLLYGGATSWPELFIKTFFIYLWSIFVGVAFPRFRVDQSVRWFLGVPLLFGIIAILLI, from the coding sequence ATGGAATTTGGAATTAAACAAATACTATACTTGCTGCTAACCCTTTTTATAGTTTTAAATTACGGGCTAATTCTTCAGGGCATTATGCCCAAAATAGCAGCAAGAGTTGGGAGACGTTATGGTATAAGATGGTATCAACCATACCTCGACTTAATAAAGAATCATGCCAAAAGGAGCAAAATTACACATGGTGTAATGTACTACTTAGGCCCAGTTTTTAGACTTACCGGAGGAATTGGACTTCTTTTTTTCCTTCCTGTAATATATGGTTCCCCTATTTTTGATAATCTATCGTTTGCTGGGGACCTTACCCTTGTTCTTTTCTTTCAATTCTTTGGTGTATTGGGTATGGCCTTAGGGGCAGGTGAAGGTGGACATCCATATTCGGCAATTGGGGTTTCCAGAGGTCTTTCGCAGGTTACTGCACTTGAGCTTCCTCTTACCCTAGGAGTAATATCAATAGCCATGCAGTACCATACCCTCAATATTAGCGATATTGTTGCAGCGCAACAAGGCGGTATATTGAACTGGACCATTTTTACTAATCCCTTTGCCGGTGCCGCTCTAATGCTCACCTTTTTAGGTTCCATGGGACGTGCTCCCTTTGATGTTGTTTTAGCGCCACAGGAAATTCCTATTGGCCCACCCACAGAGTATCATTCTGGATTTCTAGGTGTGTTGCAGCTTAACCGAGCTATTTTCCCTGTGGCAAAGCTAATCCTATTCATGAACTTACTGTATGGAGGTGCAACCAGTTGGCCCGAGCTATTCATTAAAACCTTTTTCATATACCTATGGTCAATTTTTGTTGGGGTTGCTTTTCCCCGCTTCAGGGTTGACCAAAGCGTTCGCTGGTTCTTAGGCGTTCCACTACTTTTTGGAATTATAGCCATTCTTTTAATCTGA
- a CDS encoding proton-conducting transporter transmembrane domain-containing protein — MVNPIHIVSIALGVAFALGFLGKREKLALGVVYTALAAMIAISAGWLSHFWGNATESVQIFTGGFKPPFAINLQMGLAESIFTLLINTVGLLGAIYLAKELLHAGKNMMIVFLVLVLGLNVMVMTRDLFNLFVFMEIQSIAIAGLVILNPDRKSIPAGFKYVIATGLISGLLLLGTVFIYYFGGTLNIDFISQASLLYIKGGYVAIFLVLLSIVLELKPFPANGWALDVYEGAHPGIGALISAASATAGIFVLDKLMVFGNFTLFNALSIIGAITFMASNLLGIKQENTRRLLGYSSVGQIGLIMTIIGLKPYLGENTKFIALAILLSHYLAKAGLFWLAGIVNADKLKDWGAIRGHRIYLFLMGTFIFTLVGFPPFPSFFGKWQLVMQLASNHHFWLLAIILLGSLFEGVYLFRWLGYAIKWDEVEQNYPKIKLHQFIPTALFAGLTYALGFYFGEITGYKSTFIYMATAFIAFLYIVDFLPVYIKNTLAIGAMALYYFSHQDTFHGLTSIFFIIFVVGGIITLLAGYTFKGKRTGFYPLVMMMFAGLIGLLEAKTTLEFFFAWELMTAGSYFLIIRGKKSMEHALSYILFSVGGAYLILAGFSIAQLGHTGMGLEILKDIHYYAPIAFTLMAIGFMTKLASIGLHIWLPGAHAEAEADVSPMVSAILLKAGVLGLVMLFLSMGPQKLFGIDVLYALSWVGVLTALMGNMMAAFQEDAKRLLAYSSIGVLGYALFGLTMMSHLGWLASLSIVVTHFMFKSLLFLAIGGVVMRTKTKYMYQMGGLIKQMPFSFVSVLIGIIVIAGLPPLTGFGGKWLMFNAIMQNGWYFQAGIAFFAGVISFLYCFRLIHTIFLGQPKDELRNVKEAPFWMLVPQYIIITVLLVLSALPNSMLKPIGQILLNYFPEGALVWHGQLAIGPFGYWNGKLILAIVVLIFGAVFAWLYIINRKAQKVKQFNIVYSAERPFRPETTHFAYNFYAPYKKAVGFLVAPGITNFWDAVGEGAHAIADKIRSIYNGNGQTYLVHILGFTVIVYILINGGF, encoded by the coding sequence ATGGTAAACCCAATACATATAGTTTCCATAGCGCTGGGAGTAGCTTTTGCGCTTGGATTTTTAGGTAAAAGGGAGAAGTTAGCCCTTGGGGTTGTTTACACCGCCCTGGCAGCCATGATTGCCATATCGGCAGGTTGGTTAAGCCATTTCTGGGGCAATGCAACAGAATCTGTTCAGATTTTTACCGGGGGATTTAAACCACCCTTTGCCATTAACCTGCAAATGGGCTTAGCCGAATCGATATTTACGCTTCTTATTAATACAGTTGGATTACTTGGCGCTATCTACCTGGCTAAAGAGCTATTGCACGCTGGCAAAAATATGATGATTGTGTTTCTAGTACTAGTATTAGGCCTAAATGTAATGGTAATGACTCGCGACCTCTTCAACCTATTTGTTTTTATGGAGATACAGAGCATTGCCATTGCGGGTTTGGTAATACTTAACCCTGACCGTAAATCGATTCCGGCAGGTTTTAAGTATGTTATTGCCACCGGCTTAATCTCAGGACTGCTACTACTCGGAACAGTTTTCATTTACTACTTTGGTGGCACACTGAATATCGACTTTATAAGCCAGGCATCGCTTTTATACATTAAAGGTGGATATGTAGCAATTTTTCTGGTCCTACTATCCATTGTGTTGGAGCTAAAACCATTCCCAGCCAATGGATGGGCGCTAGATGTGTATGAAGGTGCACATCCCGGAATTGGAGCTTTAATATCAGCGGCATCGGCCACTGCAGGAATTTTTGTTCTGGACAAGTTGATGGTGTTTGGAAATTTTACCCTTTTCAATGCCCTAAGCATAATTGGAGCCATAACCTTTATGGCATCGAACCTGCTTGGGATTAAGCAGGAAAACACCAGGCGGCTTCTGGGCTACTCATCGGTAGGGCAAATTGGTTTAATTATGACCATAATAGGGTTAAAGCCTTACCTTGGTGAGAATACAAAGTTTATTGCATTGGCCATCCTCCTCTCGCATTACCTGGCTAAAGCTGGTTTGTTTTGGCTTGCAGGCATTGTAAATGCTGATAAGTTAAAGGATTGGGGTGCAATTAGAGGCCATCGAATCTACCTTTTCCTGATGGGAACTTTTATTTTTACTCTGGTTGGATTCCCTCCATTCCCATCGTTTTTTGGGAAATGGCAACTGGTAATGCAACTGGCAAGTAACCACCATTTCTGGTTACTTGCAATAATTCTGCTTGGGTCGCTCTTTGAAGGGGTTTACCTGTTCCGGTGGTTGGGTTATGCAATCAAATGGGACGAGGTGGAACAGAATTACCCTAAAATCAAACTACATCAGTTTATACCTACTGCATTATTTGCTGGGTTGACATACGCTTTAGGATTTTATTTTGGAGAGATTACAGGTTACAAATCTACCTTTATATATATGGCTACCGCATTCATTGCATTCCTTTACATAGTTGATTTTTTACCTGTTTACATCAAAAACACCTTAGCCATTGGAGCAATGGCGTTGTACTACTTTTCACATCAGGATACATTCCATGGGTTAACCAGTATCTTCTTTATCATTTTTGTAGTTGGCGGTATAATTACTCTCCTGGCCGGATACACTTTTAAGGGTAAACGTACTGGATTTTACCCGCTTGTAATGATGATGTTTGCTGGATTAATAGGGCTACTCGAGGCTAAAACCACACTGGAATTCTTCTTTGCCTGGGAGTTAATGACTGCAGGCTCTTACTTCTTGATTATCAGGGGTAAAAAATCGATGGAGCATGCATTAAGCTACATCCTTTTCTCGGTTGGGGGAGCCTACTTAATCCTGGCTGGTTTTAGCATTGCACAGCTAGGCCATACTGGTATGGGACTTGAAATATTAAAGGACATACATTACTATGCTCCAATTGCATTTACCCTAATGGCAATAGGTTTCATGACCAAACTTGCGTCAATAGGCCTTCATATTTGGCTACCAGGCGCGCACGCTGAGGCCGAGGCCGATGTATCGCCAATGGTTTCGGCAATTCTCCTGAAAGCCGGAGTGTTAGGATTGGTAATGCTATTCCTAAGCATGGGGCCACAAAAACTATTTGGCATCGATGTCCTTTATGCGCTAAGCTGGGTAGGTGTTCTTACCGCTCTTATGGGTAATATGATGGCGGCATTCCAGGAAGACGCTAAAAGGCTATTAGCATATTCAAGCATAGGCGTATTGGGATATGCACTTTTTGGTTTAACCATGATGTCGCACCTTGGTTGGTTAGCATCCCTTTCAATTGTGGTCACACACTTCATGTTCAAATCCTTACTATTCCTAGCAATTGGAGGTGTTGTAATGCGAACCAAAACCAAGTATATGTATCAGATGGGTGGTTTGATTAAGCAAATGCCTTTTTCGTTTGTATCGGTACTGATTGGTATCATAGTAATTGCAGGATTGCCACCCTTAACAGGTTTTGGCGGTAAATGGTTAATGTTCAACGCCATCATGCAAAACGGATGGTACTTTCAGGCCGGAATTGCTTTTTTTGCAGGGGTAATCTCGTTCCTATACTGTTTTAGGCTTATTCACACTATCTTTTTGGGGCAACCCAAGGATGAACTCCGAAACGTAAAGGAAGCTCCTTTTTGGATGCTTGTTCCTCAATATATAATAATTACAGTACTATTGGTTCTTTCAGCGCTACCAAACTCAATGCTAAAACCAATTGGGCAAATTCTGTTAAACTACTTCCCTGAAGGTGCATTGGTTTGGCATGGGCAATTAGCTATTGGACCATTTGGGTATTGGAATGGTAAACTTATACTAGCCATAGTGGTGCTTATCTTTGGTGCCGTCTTTGCATGGCTGTACATCATAAACCGGAAAGCCCAAAAGGTAAAGCAGTTCAATATTGTATATTCTGCTGAACGTCCATTCCGCCCTGAAACCACCCATTTTGCATATAACTTTTACGCACCCTATAAAAAGGCCGTTGGATTCCTAGTAGCTCCGGGTATAACCAACTTTTGGGATGCTGTTGGCGAAGGCGCACATGCTATAGCCGATAAAATCAGGAGCATCTACAATGGTAATGGACAAACTTACCTAGTTCACATCCTAGGGTTTACTGTAATAGTTTACATCTTAATTAACGGAGGATTCTAA
- a CDS encoding NADH-quinone oxidoreductase subunit D: MKFSKLFKINEDRSLYPPLNSEGKVDIDLSSHKYVKLWHGPQHPGITGNMSLELTLLGDEIMDCETHVGYLHRGFEKLMERRKWIQCFPIVCRITVPEPDFNEYCFAAGVEELAGIEIPETAQWLRTLTLEMARLQSYLMWIGGQAGSLGMGIIGQWSNYCRDLVLDRFEELTGGRIYHMYIIPGGVRGLLPDGFEARMEETLKTIEEFMVDIDRVMFNNAVFKKRTVGMGYIDPKWIYQFGITGPNARAAGIPDDVRKKYPYLKYPELDFEPVVGKDSDIYTRADVRRRDLLLTVDLIRQILAKMPKDGDFKAPTPNVLHWKVPAGETFVRSECTRGEFAYYIVSDGSEYPRRINVRGPSYTHAVALLEKMIINTNLADVAGLMTSLHTYPPEIER; this comes from the coding sequence ATGAAATTTAGCAAACTGTTCAAGATAAACGAGGATAGAAGCCTTTACCCACCGCTTAACAGCGAGGGCAAGGTAGATATTGACCTTAGCTCACATAAGTATGTGAAGCTATGGCATGGCCCACAACACCCGGGCATAACAGGGAACATGTCGCTTGAGTTAACCCTTTTAGGCGACGAGATTATGGATTGCGAAACCCACGTGGGATACCTACACCGCGGTTTTGAGAAGTTGATGGAGCGCCGCAAATGGATTCAGTGCTTCCCCATTGTTTGCCGAATTACCGTTCCTGAACCCGACTTCAACGAGTACTGTTTTGCTGCTGGGGTTGAGGAGTTGGCTGGGATTGAGATTCCTGAAACAGCCCAATGGCTTAGAACTCTTACATTGGAAATGGCACGCCTACAAAGCTACCTGATGTGGATAGGCGGACAAGCCGGCTCGCTGGGAATGGGAATAATTGGACAGTGGAGCAACTACTGCCGCGACCTGGTTCTCGACCGCTTTGAGGAACTTACCGGTGGACGTATATACCACATGTATATCATACCCGGAGGAGTTCGAGGACTTTTGCCCGATGGATTTGAAGCACGAATGGAGGAAACCCTCAAAACAATTGAGGAGTTTATGGTTGATATTGACAGGGTGATGTTCAACAATGCAGTTTTCAAGAAACGCACTGTTGGTATGGGATATATCGACCCAAAATGGATTTACCAGTTTGGCATTACCGGCCCTAACGCGCGTGCGGCCGGCATCCCCGATGATGTTCGTAAAAAGTACCCTTACCTGAAATACCCCGAGCTCGACTTTGAACCTGTTGTGGGGAAGGATTCCGATATCTATACCAGAGCCGATGTCCGCCGTCGCGACCTTTTACTTACTGTTGACCTAATCCGTCAAATTCTTGCTAAGATGCCCAAAGATGGCGATTTTAAGGCGCCAACCCCAAATGTTTTGCACTGGAAAGTCCCTGCTGGCGAAACCTTTGTGAGGTCGGAATGCACCCGTGGCGAGTTCGCCTACTACATTGTTTCCGATGGCAGCGAGTACCCCCGCCGTATTAATGTTCGCGGGCCAAGCTACACCCATGCCGTTGCATTGCTTGAAAAAATGATTATCAATACCAACCTTGCCGATGTGGCTGGCCTTATGACCTCGTTGCACACCTATCCACCTGAAATTGAAAGGTAA